A genomic region of Papaver somniferum cultivar HN1 chromosome 7, ASM357369v1, whole genome shotgun sequence contains the following coding sequences:
- the LOC113298087 gene encoding probable inactive leucine-rich repeat receptor-like protein kinase At3g03770, giving the protein MLIFTFSMTRTFKILCVLWLFFVRGTHELQSSQTQVLEQLRRHLEYPKQLEVWNNYNGDICSIQSSLQLSLVCERNSVTELKIMGESLANKVSNFDGFAIANQTLSSQFSVDTFFTILSRLNNLRILSLISLGIWGPLPDKIHRLYSLEFLDLSANFLYGLVPPKISTMGKLQVLTLDGNYFNETVPDWFDSLSNLTILSLKGNQLKGPFPSSLGKIKTLTDLGLCRNNITGKLPDLGGLTSLHVLDLRENQMDSKLPVLPEGLVTVLLSKNSFDDEIPQQYGELNQLQHLDLSSNFLRGTPPSSLFSLPNVSFLNLASNTLSGSLPYRLNCGRVLGYVDISTNKFTGGLPACLRTTSDKRVVKVGGNCLSVDTQHQHPQSYCQNVRVEKGSTSSIKPTVVLVGVVIAIVLFMLLLAICLVILCKRCRRRSSEQNLLPKAVQENSITGFSSEMLANARVISQAAKLGQQGIPTYRLFTVEELKEATNNFDQSAFLGEGSIGKLYKGKLENGNYVAVRCLALFKRDSIRNLKLRLDLLSKLRHPHLVCLLGHCIDGGERDDSTCNRVYLIYEYVPSGSLYTYISEDSEKILKWSDRLAVLIGIAKAVHFLHTGIIPGFLNNRLKANNILLDEHRIAKLSDYGLSIITKEIDKHEAKKEANKSWQTTKLEDDVYSFGYILLEMLVGPTAAGRGESYLLNEMTSFSSHDDRRRIVDPIVLSSSTQESLSIVISITNKCISPEVSSRPSFEDVLWNLQYAAQVQATADSDQRLDSAAQ; this is encoded by the exons ATGCTTATCTTCACGTTTTCAATGACTCGGACGTTTAAGATTTTATGTGTTTTATGGTTATTTTTTGTCCGGGGCACACATGAGCTGCAATCATCACAGACCCAGGTTCTTGAGCAACTGAGGAGGCATTTGGAGTACCCAAAACAATTGGAGGTATGGAACAATTACAATGGGGATATCTGTTCAATACAATCTTCTTTGCAGTTGAGCCTTGTATGCGAAAGGAATTCAGTTACTGAGCTGAAAATTATGGGGGAAAGTTTAGCTAATAAGGTTAGTAATTTCGATGGTTTTGCTATTGCAAATCAAACATTATCCAGTCAATTCTCTGTTGATACATTCTTTACAATATTGTCGAGATTAAACAACTTGAGAATACTTAGTTTGATATCTTTAGGAATATGGGGACCGTTGCCGGATAAAATTCATAGGTTGTATTCACTCGAGTTTCTTGATTTGAGTGCCAATTTTCTATATGGTTTGGTACCTCCTAAGATATCAACAATGGGGAAGCTTCAAGTATTAACTCTAGATGGGAATTATTTCAATGAGACTGTTCCTGACTGGTTTGATTCGTTATCTAATTTGACGATTTTGAGTCTGAAAGGTAATCAGTTGAAGGGACCATTCCCGTCTTCATTAGGTAAAATTAAGACGCTCACGGATCTTGGGTTGTGTCGTAATAATATCACAGGGAAGTTACCTGATCTTGGAGGGTTAACAAGCTTACATGTATTGGATTTGAGAGAGAATCAGATGGATTCTAAACTTCCTGTACTGCCCGAAGGGTTGGTCACGGTGCTTCTCAGCAAGAACTCTTTTGATGATGAGATTCCACAACAATATGGTGAGCTAAATCAGCTTCAACACCTTGACTTGTCATCTAATTTTCTTCGAGGAACTCCGCCTTCGTCTCTTTTCTCTCTGCCAAATGTTAGTTTCTTAAATTTAGCTTCGAATACGTTGAGTGGGTCGCTTCCATATCGTCTAAATTGTGGCCGTGTACTTGGGTATGTGGATATTTCTACTAATAAGTTTACTGGTGGATTACCTGCTTGCTTGAGAACTACATCGGATAAAAGAGTCGTAAAAGTTGGTGGAAATTGCTTGTCTGTTGATACACAGCACCAGCATCCACAATCATATTGCCAAAATGTCCGTGTAGAGAAAGGGTCCACTTCTAGTATCAAACCTACAGTAGTTTTGGTTGGTGTAGTTATCGCCATTGTACTTTTCATGTTACTTCTTGCTATCTGCTTGGTCATTTTGTGTAAAAGATGCCGAAGAAGATCATCTGAGCAGAATTTGTTGCCTAAAGCTGTGCAAGAGAACTCTATAACAGGATTCTCCTCTGAGATGCTCGCAAATGCAA GGGTTATATCACAAGCGGCAAAGCTAGGGCAACAAGGTATTCCAACATATCGGTTGTTCACAGTAGAAGAGTTAAAGGAAGCCACAAACAACTTTGATCAATCTGCATTTTTAGGGGAGGGTTCAATTGGGAAG CTTTACAAGGGAAAACTGGAAAATGGAAACTATGTTGCAGTTAGGTGTTTGGCATTATTCAAGAGAGATTCAATTCGGAACCTAAAACTTCGTCTGGATTTGCTTTCGAAGCTCCGCCACCCACATCTGGTTTGCCTTTTAGGACATTGTATTGATGGTGGAGAAAGAGACGATTCCACTTGCAACAGAGTTTATCTTATCTATGAATATGTTCCCAGCGGAAGTCTTTATACATATATCTCTG AGGATTCAGAGAAGATCCTTAAATGGTCAGATAGATTGGCAGTTCTAATTGGAATCGCAAAGGCTGTGCATTTTCTGCATACTGGGATAATTCCTGGTTTCTTAAACAACCGGCTGAAAGCAAATAATATTTTGCTCGACGAGCATCGCATTGCGAAACTTAGTGATTATGGGTTATCCATTATCACGAAGGAAATTGACAAACATGAG GCGAAAAAAGAAGCCAATAAATCATG GCAAACGACAAAGTTGGAGGACGATGTATATAGCTTTGGTTACATATTACTTGAAATGCTTGTTGGACCTACAGCTGCTGGAAGAGGAGAATCATATCTGTTGAACGAAATG ACATCATTTAGCAGCCACGACGACCGAAGGCGAATTGTGGATCCTATTGTACTCAGCTCTTCCACCCAAGAGTCCTTGTCGATTGTGATATCTATTACGAACAAGTGCATATCTCCAGAAGTATCAAGTCGTCCCTCTTTCGAAGATGTTCTATGGAACTTGCAGTATGCTGCCCAAGTTCAGGCAACAGCTGACAGTGACCAGAGACTAGATTCTGCAGCACAATAA